The following are encoded together in the Xiphophorus hellerii strain 12219 chromosome 3, Xiphophorus_hellerii-4.1, whole genome shotgun sequence genome:
- the il6r gene encoding interleukin-6 receptor subunit alpha, whose product MGGPTPKMDALLLLMCFLYVLPVWSIFDGICPRKDPPPGVVVVSPGSRLELTCSGHVKVNGVKVTLTRNVPSGNKKGSSSEQTPTTQQARRNRAFTKRSDKSSTVSERFRIPTTATGISTLLGENRSSGYSDVEHATSPQVVQPTPPSKTTTKGMSDWEDKEMKLQAEYKDKESEEGSRATREVKMRPQWQWNKQLMESTDRDWGGLAFLSDGSGLSLSSVRLTDAGKYTCHHRGEETLAVKVIVADPPETPIISCYKKSPRSKIRCEWRPQKPVIKQPNCYLFLSKDYFPYGKIENFQQKQCSYSLQHSRCWCALEHIEKERRLNHVAFLCVTNFLGNATSPLINFTPLDILMPDPPSNVMAHPVERREKMIKVTWNLPITWKEKDDFYDLTYEVRYRPSNSSNEQESTIRERTYLITDALPGVEYLIHLRVREEYDGHWSEWTSPVSARSWTANIEEKSEMTTTMIDLPSTEDYFTGSGFSDYPPDKSPITVELCENSFLCNIYYHVIWISAVFAIMCCILAVYIFRHKDRYLKKLYSLNSTTHSEALCPPRPSIPSSSEEAALVSDSGPQLYTQSDTQEDGENEKGQAETDRLEATNFNNKSYFFLQM is encoded by the exons ATGGGGGGACCAACTCCAAAGATGGATGCTCTGCTACTTTTGATGTGCTTTTTGTACGTCCTGCCAGTGTGGAGCATTTTTGATGGCATTTGTCCCAGAAAAG accctcctcctggtgtggTGGTTGTGTCTCCAGGAAGCAGGCTGGAACTGACCTGCAGCGGTCATGTGAAGGTGAATGGAGTGAAAGTCACCTTAACTAGAAATGTCCCAAGTGGAAATAAGAAAGGATCTTCGTCAGAGCAAACTCCCACCACGCAGCAAGCTAGAAGAAACAGGGCTTTTACAAAAAGAAGTGATAAATCTTCTACAGTAAGCGAGAGATTCCGCATTCCCACCACGGCGACTGGAATCAGCACTCTGCTAGGAGAAAACCGAAGCAGCGGATATTCAGACGTGGAACACGCCACTTCTCCACAAGTGGTCCAGCCAACCCCTCCCAGCAAAACCACAACGAAGGGAATGTCAGACTGGGAGGATAAAGAGATGAAACTCCAGGCTGAATATAAAGACAAGGAGTCAGAGGAAGGCAGCAGAGCAACCAGAGAGGTTAAAATGAGGCCTCAGTGGCAGTGGAACAAACAGCTGATGGAGAGTACAGACAGAGACTGGGGAGGACTTGCATTTCTGAGTGACGGGAGCGGCCTGTCTCTGAGTTCAGTACGACTGACTGACGCTGGGAAATACACGTGTCATCACAGGGGAGAAGAAACACTTGCTGTTAAGGTGATTGTTGCAG ATCCTCCTGAGACTCCAATTATCTCTTGCTACAAGAAGTCGCCCAGGAGTAAAATTCGCTGTGAATGGAGACCTCAGAAACCAGTAATCAAGCAACCTAACTGCTACCTTTTTCTGAGCAAAGA ttatTTCCCTTACGGAAAAATAGAGAATTTCCAGCAAAAGCAGTGCTCATACTCACTTCAGCACTCCCGCTGTTGGTGTGCTCTGGAGCACATTGAGAAGGAGCGGAGGTTGAACCATGTGGCTTTCCTGTGTGTTACAAACTTCTTGGGCAACGCCACCAGTCCCCTGATCAATTTCACACCTCTGGATATTT TGATGCCAGACCCCCCATCTAATGTGATGGCCCACCCAGTGGAGAGACGAGAGAAAATGATAAAGGTGACCTGGAACTTACCAATAACCTGGAAGGAGAAGGATGACTTTTATGACCTAACCTATGAGGTCAGATACAGACCTTCAAACTCTTCAAATGAACAG GAAAGTACAATTAGAGAACGCACGTACCTGATTACTGACGCTCTGCCTGGTGTTGAGTACCTGATTCATCTCAGAGTTAGAGAAGAATACGATGGTCATTGGAGCGAGTGGACTTCACCTGTCTCTGCCAGAAGTTGGacag CTAATATAGAAGAAAAGAGTGAAATGACGACCACAATG ATCGACTTGCCCTCCACTGAAGACTACTtcactggttctggtttttcTGATTACCCTCCTG ATAAATCTCCCATAACAGTTGAGTTATGTGAGAACTCATTTTTATGCAACATATACTATCATGTTATTTGGATCTCTGCCGTTTTTGCCATCATGTGCTGCATTTTGGCTGTCTACATCTTCAG aCACAAAGACAGGTATTTGAAAAAACTCTACAGTCTAAATAGTACCACCCACAGCGAGGCCTTGTGTCCACCTCGGCCTTCCATCCCTTCGTCCTCGGAAGAAGCAGCCCTGGTGTCTGACTCTGGCCCGCAGCTCTACACACAGAGCGACACACAAGAAGACGGGGAAAACGAGAAAGGACAAGCTGAGACGGACAGATTAGAAGCCAcaaatttcaacaacaaaagtTACTTCTTCCTGCAGATGTAG
- the riiad1 gene encoding RIIa domain-containing protein 1 has product MGEDGKDAQKNLNVSFLNIDQQEKLRQFKIQTRIDNETYLRAHPEVDEIIGDFLRHLLVKKPSDIREFAADHFSSLSDPSDSVSKENSETD; this is encoded by the exons ATGGGAGAAGATGGGAAAGATGCTCAGAAGAATCTCaacgtttcttttttaaatatcgACCAGCAAGAGAAACTGCGACAGTTTAAG ATTCAAACAAGAATCGACAACGAAACGTATTTGAGAGCCCATCCAGAAGTGGATGAAATCATTGGCGACTTTCTAAG ACATTTGCTGGTTAAAAAGCCGTCTGACATTCGTGAGTTTGCTGCAG ATCACTTCTCCTCCCTAAGCGATCCTTCTGACTCTGTATCGAAAGAAAACAGCGAAACGGATTGA
- the otoa gene encoding uncharacterized protein otoa isoform X1: MSPNGATRLFALIMVCTAFASVCPAGPPDIMSADNTVFIAKKLMTKCYNQGCPLPKMTLLRNIFNSSNLSEVGRTADQSNNFLSTFLYILNMVTGATNKNSQSPALMDAAEAKMWNCSNLPAVIRMMKNSSVNMGPSCCYMNAFVAPLSWATLTAQSENYFDSNDYNTLLWAAKPVLQDIPSARAMLPSRVGAHNMVNMMNMLQEVYTSMTEQQRAEVFNWAKDQILQNNFSCTMRPSAGPKSTTVKPCKPTLEWLDSETLTMMGPFLSSLKTDDVDSFPKETLCRYYLSGQFKSNMTTMMNPSLGRKFLQRIQECSSVPELINKLGPLACYYDVTNLTSDASKKLLPQLDACDGPTVFKLKKRLVDSLMSGSSSAQELRDLGRSVTLLSPKQLSEISSKNLKDVLQNVGNSVKWSRSQMRILVEKQLGEKKCGALSGQQLMELQSVAAGLPSCAVRNVKPQDILSNTETLKTISEHMREGQLKAMLQGLRDKVNLSELVQKLAGPLLCSVSLKNLQKANITSLDQVENKTWSLSQAAYLAKKLHGLRKLQYRRLNSVLQGITCKMIDEVNGSYALDMAESMAENPQWLSKVQARCAAQKLFQTLENKTTDYFKNITAQELESIPTTLLLHLPPSKVADLPDSVCQVFLDKMGTANLTSLPLHAPSRLALAERALLCLPNGTNVSGLTSSDVSRLGPLLCELRPSMLLLMAPEVLKFSLQAVASCEHIPQPHRADLIKLVNQVFGSPSNWSAETMETLGPLVLLDDNVPSTLPNNPWMKDVLVFLKPQLTQVSDALKKKIFNLTTTTTSSAARYRRAVNSGMSSSGTEPTEAVIEELGVDNVFWTPADLDLMSNRTFLAAVDMLGSVPGYSSDQLKVLYRKAVEVFGPVSNMTESDIAQLGCITQSFSNSELEKLPLSLDSLSGINVCGWKDSQLASVWKGVAKYNNLTAPLLGSTEMVQLSRFICGLNSSEISQLSVGAFSDAVGSMDGLQCPVKALQQLKNVAVSAFGLPCNWTEAEVSDLDSIIAGLNGSEIASLSPSIFPFISKSCIPQIPPENFAVISVAQLEALGPDNAIIVTSEQQAKLTAEQLSVLGKAAVGGQEDQRETQSAKSGSAAPSLEGISTFMKPVLFLFIGFFLL; the protein is encoded by the exons ATGTCTCCAAATGGAGCAACGCGTCTATTTGCGCTCATTATGGTCTGCACAGCCTTTG CTTCTGTGTGTCCAGCTGGGCCTCCAGATATTATGTCTGCAGATAACACGGTCTTCATCGCTAAGAAGCTG aTGACGAAATGCTACAACCAGG GATGCCCTCTACCTAAGATGACTCTGTTGAGAAATATCTTCAACAGCag taaccTGTCAGAAGTAGGTAGAACTGCTGACCAGTCCAACAACTTCCTGTCCACCTTTCTTTATATCCTGAACATGGTAACTGGAGccacaaacaaaaactcacagagtcCAGCCCTTATGGACGCTGCAGAGGCCAAG ATGTGGAATTGCAGTAACCTTCCAGCTGTTATAAGGATGATGAAGAACTCCTCAGTCAACATG GGCCCATCCTGCTGCTACATGAATGCTTTTGTGGCCCCTCTGTCCTGGGCCACTTTGACAGCACAAAGTGAAAATTACTTTGACTCCAATGACTATAACACTTTGCTGTGGGCTGCCAAACCTGTGCTGCAAGACATACCGTCAGCCAGAGCGATGCTCCCCTCCAGAGTGGGCGCCCACAACATGGTAAATAT GATGAACATGCTGCAGGAGGTGTACACCTCTATGACCGAGCAGCAAAGAGCTGAGGTGTTCAACTGGGCCAAAGACCAAATCCTGCAGAACAACTTCAGCTGCACAATGAGGCCATCTGCTGGCCCAAAATCAA CGACTGTGAAACCCTGCAAACCAACTCTGGAGTGGCTGGATTCTGAAACCCTGACCATGATGGGACCTTTCCTCTCCAGCCTGAAGACAGACGATGTAGATTCATTCCCTAAAGAAACT CTGTGTAGATATTATCTCTCAGGCCAGTTTAAGTCTAACATGACCACCATGATGAACCCCAGCCTGGGCAGGAAGTTCCTTCAGAGAATTCAAGAGTGCTCCAGTGTCCCAGAGCTCATCAATAA GCTTGGCCCTCTTGCTTGTTATTACGATGTTACAAACTTGACTTCTGACGCCAGCAAGAAGCTTCTTCCTCAGCTAGATGCCTGCGACGGCCCCACAGTCTTTAAG CTGAAGAAGCGCCTTGTGGACAGCTTGATGTCCGGTTCCAGTAGCGCTCAAGAGCTGCGTGACCTTGGCAGGAGTGTTACTTTGCTGTCACCCAAACAACTGTCTGAAATCTCTTCAAAAAATCTCAAAGATGTTCTTCAAAACGTGGGAAACAGTGTGAAATGGTCCAGGAGCCAGATGCGCATTCTGGTTGAGAAGCAGCTGGGGGAGAAGAAG TGTGGAGCGTTGTCAGGCCAACAGCTGATGGAGCTTCAGTCAGTCGCAGCCGGTTTGCCGAGCTGTGCGGTGAGAAATGTGAAACCGCAGGATATCCTGAGCAACACAGAAACCTTGAAAACCATCTCAGAGCACATGAGGGAGGGGCAGCTGAAGGCCATGCTGCAGGGG CTCAGAGATAAAGTTAATCTCTCAGAGCTGGTGCAGAAGTTGGCTGGCCCTTTGCTTTGCAGCGTTTCTCTTAAGAACCTACAAAAAGCAAACATCACCTCTTTAGACcaagtggaaaataaaacctggagtCTGTCACAG GCTGCGTATTTGGCAAAGAAACTGCATGGCCTAAGGAAGCTGCAGTACAG GAGGCTGAATTCAGTCCTCCAGGGCATAACCTGCAAGATGATTGATGAAGTTAATGGCAGCTATGCACTGGACATGGCTGAATCCATGGCAGAGAATCCACAGTGGCTTTCCAAAGTCcag gCACGATGTGCTGCACAGAAGCTTTTCCagactttggaaaacaaaacgACAGATTATTTCAAGAATATCACCGCACAGGAGCTGGAGAGCATTCCCACTACGCTGCTACTTCACCTACC GCCTTCCAAGGTGGCGGATCTACCTGACTCTGTGTGCCAGGTCTTCCTCGACAAGATGGGAACAGCCAACCTGACCTCCCTGCCTCTTCATGCCCCATCACGCCTTGCACTTGCCGAAAGAGCTCTGCTTTGCCTGCCCAAT GGAACAAATGTCTCTGGATTAACCAGTTCAGATGTATCGAGGCTCGGTCCGCTCCTGTGTGAGCTGAGACCCTCCATGCTGCTCCTCATGGCCCCCGAAGTGCTGAAGTTCAGCCTCCAGGCCGTGGCTTCCTGTGAACACATTCCTCAACCTCACAGGGCGGATCTGATCAAACTGGTCAACCAGGTGTTTGG GAGTCCTTCTAATTGGTCAGCTGAAACCATGGAGACGCTGGGTCCCCTCGTTCTGTTGGATGATAACGTCCCCTCCACTTTGCCAAATAAC CCATGGATGAAGGATGTTCTTGTCTTCCTGAAGCCGCAGCTTACCCAGGTTTCAGATGCTTTGAAAAAGAAGATCTTTAAtctcaccaccaccaccacatcAAGCGCAGCACGTTATAGGCGAGCAG ttaaCAGTGGTATGTCCAGCAGCGGCACAGAACCTACAGAAGCAGTTATTGAAGAACTGGGAGTGGACAATGTGTTCTGGACACCAGCGGATCTGGATCTGATGTCCAACAGGACATTCCTGGCTGCTGTAGACATGCTGGGATCTGTCCCTGGTTACAGCTCAGACCAGCTGAAAGTGCTCTATAGAAAAGCAGTTGAG GTGTTTGGCCCGGTGTCTAATATGACTGAGAGTGATATCGCTCAGCTGGGGTGTATAACTCAGAGCTTCTCCAACTCTGAGCTGGAAAAGCTTCCCTTGTCTCTGGACAGTCTGAGCGGAATTAATGTCTGTGGCTGGAAAGATTCACAG CTGGCGTCGGTGTGGAAGGGCGTCGCTAAATACAACAACCTGACAGCGCCGCTGCTGGGATCCACAGAGATGGTCCAGCTGAGCCGGTTCATCTGTGGCCTGAACTCCAGCGAGATCAGTCAGCTCAGCGTGGGCGCCTTCAG CGATGCGGTGGGCTCCATGGACGGTCTTCAGTGTCCTGTTAAGGCTTTGCAGCAGCtaaaaaatgttgctgtgtCTGCATTTGGACTCCCCTGCAACTGGACTGAGGCTGAGGTTTCTGACCTGGACTCTATCATTG CCGGTTTGAATGGATCTGAAATAGCCTCGCTGAGCCCCTCCATcttcccattcatcagcaagaGCTGCATCCCCCAAATTCCTCCTGAAAACTTTGCT GTGATCTCTGTGGCTCAGCTGGAGGCTCTCGGCCCTGACAACGCCATCATCGTGACCAGTGAACAGCAAGCAAAGCTAACAGCTGAACAACTGAGTGTCCTTGGAAAGGCGGCCGTTGGTGGCCAGGAGGACCAGAGGGAGACCCAGTCTGCAAAatcag GATCTGCTGCGCCGAGTCTGGAAGGAATCTCCACCTTCATGAAGCCTgttctgtttctctttattgGATTCtttctgctgtaa
- the otoa gene encoding uncharacterized protein otoa isoform X2: MSPNGATRLFALIMVCTAFASVCPAGPPDIMSADNTVFIAKKLMTKCYNQGCPLPKMTLLRNIFNSSNLSEVGRTADQSNNFLSTFLYILNMVTGATNKNSQSPALMDAAEAKMWNCSNLPAVIRMMKNSSGPSCCYMNAFVAPLSWATLTAQSENYFDSNDYNTLLWAAKPVLQDIPSARAMLPSRVGAHNMVNMMNMLQEVYTSMTEQQRAEVFNWAKDQILQNNFSCTMRPSAGPKSTTVKPCKPTLEWLDSETLTMMGPFLSSLKTDDVDSFPKETLCRYYLSGQFKSNMTTMMNPSLGRKFLQRIQECSSVPELINKLGPLACYYDVTNLTSDASKKLLPQLDACDGPTVFKLKKRLVDSLMSGSSSAQELRDLGRSVTLLSPKQLSEISSKNLKDVLQNVGNSVKWSRSQMRILVEKQLGEKKCGALSGQQLMELQSVAAGLPSCAVRNVKPQDILSNTETLKTISEHMREGQLKAMLQGLRDKVNLSELVQKLAGPLLCSVSLKNLQKANITSLDQVENKTWSLSQAAYLAKKLHGLRKLQYRRLNSVLQGITCKMIDEVNGSYALDMAESMAENPQWLSKVQARCAAQKLFQTLENKTTDYFKNITAQELESIPTTLLLHLPPSKVADLPDSVCQVFLDKMGTANLTSLPLHAPSRLALAERALLCLPNGTNVSGLTSSDVSRLGPLLCELRPSMLLLMAPEVLKFSLQAVASCEHIPQPHRADLIKLVNQVFGSPSNWSAETMETLGPLVLLDDNVPSTLPNNPWMKDVLVFLKPQLTQVSDALKKKIFNLTTTTTSSAARYRRAVNSGMSSSGTEPTEAVIEELGVDNVFWTPADLDLMSNRTFLAAVDMLGSVPGYSSDQLKVLYRKAVEVFGPVSNMTESDIAQLGCITQSFSNSELEKLPLSLDSLSGINVCGWKDSQLASVWKGVAKYNNLTAPLLGSTEMVQLSRFICGLNSSEISQLSVGAFSDAVGSMDGLQCPVKALQQLKNVAVSAFGLPCNWTEAEVSDLDSIIAGLNGSEIASLSPSIFPFISKSCIPQIPPENFAVISVAQLEALGPDNAIIVTSEQQAKLTAEQLSVLGKAAVGGQEDQRETQSAKSGSAAPSLEGISTFMKPVLFLFIGFFLL, encoded by the exons ATGTCTCCAAATGGAGCAACGCGTCTATTTGCGCTCATTATGGTCTGCACAGCCTTTG CTTCTGTGTGTCCAGCTGGGCCTCCAGATATTATGTCTGCAGATAACACGGTCTTCATCGCTAAGAAGCTG aTGACGAAATGCTACAACCAGG GATGCCCTCTACCTAAGATGACTCTGTTGAGAAATATCTTCAACAGCag taaccTGTCAGAAGTAGGTAGAACTGCTGACCAGTCCAACAACTTCCTGTCCACCTTTCTTTATATCCTGAACATGGTAACTGGAGccacaaacaaaaactcacagagtcCAGCCCTTATGGACGCTGCAGAGGCCAAG ATGTGGAATTGCAGTAACCTTCCAGCTGTTATAAGGATGATGAAGAACTCCTCA GGCCCATCCTGCTGCTACATGAATGCTTTTGTGGCCCCTCTGTCCTGGGCCACTTTGACAGCACAAAGTGAAAATTACTTTGACTCCAATGACTATAACACTTTGCTGTGGGCTGCCAAACCTGTGCTGCAAGACATACCGTCAGCCAGAGCGATGCTCCCCTCCAGAGTGGGCGCCCACAACATGGTAAATAT GATGAACATGCTGCAGGAGGTGTACACCTCTATGACCGAGCAGCAAAGAGCTGAGGTGTTCAACTGGGCCAAAGACCAAATCCTGCAGAACAACTTCAGCTGCACAATGAGGCCATCTGCTGGCCCAAAATCAA CGACTGTGAAACCCTGCAAACCAACTCTGGAGTGGCTGGATTCTGAAACCCTGACCATGATGGGACCTTTCCTCTCCAGCCTGAAGACAGACGATGTAGATTCATTCCCTAAAGAAACT CTGTGTAGATATTATCTCTCAGGCCAGTTTAAGTCTAACATGACCACCATGATGAACCCCAGCCTGGGCAGGAAGTTCCTTCAGAGAATTCAAGAGTGCTCCAGTGTCCCAGAGCTCATCAATAA GCTTGGCCCTCTTGCTTGTTATTACGATGTTACAAACTTGACTTCTGACGCCAGCAAGAAGCTTCTTCCTCAGCTAGATGCCTGCGACGGCCCCACAGTCTTTAAG CTGAAGAAGCGCCTTGTGGACAGCTTGATGTCCGGTTCCAGTAGCGCTCAAGAGCTGCGTGACCTTGGCAGGAGTGTTACTTTGCTGTCACCCAAACAACTGTCTGAAATCTCTTCAAAAAATCTCAAAGATGTTCTTCAAAACGTGGGAAACAGTGTGAAATGGTCCAGGAGCCAGATGCGCATTCTGGTTGAGAAGCAGCTGGGGGAGAAGAAG TGTGGAGCGTTGTCAGGCCAACAGCTGATGGAGCTTCAGTCAGTCGCAGCCGGTTTGCCGAGCTGTGCGGTGAGAAATGTGAAACCGCAGGATATCCTGAGCAACACAGAAACCTTGAAAACCATCTCAGAGCACATGAGGGAGGGGCAGCTGAAGGCCATGCTGCAGGGG CTCAGAGATAAAGTTAATCTCTCAGAGCTGGTGCAGAAGTTGGCTGGCCCTTTGCTTTGCAGCGTTTCTCTTAAGAACCTACAAAAAGCAAACATCACCTCTTTAGACcaagtggaaaataaaacctggagtCTGTCACAG GCTGCGTATTTGGCAAAGAAACTGCATGGCCTAAGGAAGCTGCAGTACAG GAGGCTGAATTCAGTCCTCCAGGGCATAACCTGCAAGATGATTGATGAAGTTAATGGCAGCTATGCACTGGACATGGCTGAATCCATGGCAGAGAATCCACAGTGGCTTTCCAAAGTCcag gCACGATGTGCTGCACAGAAGCTTTTCCagactttggaaaacaaaacgACAGATTATTTCAAGAATATCACCGCACAGGAGCTGGAGAGCATTCCCACTACGCTGCTACTTCACCTACC GCCTTCCAAGGTGGCGGATCTACCTGACTCTGTGTGCCAGGTCTTCCTCGACAAGATGGGAACAGCCAACCTGACCTCCCTGCCTCTTCATGCCCCATCACGCCTTGCACTTGCCGAAAGAGCTCTGCTTTGCCTGCCCAAT GGAACAAATGTCTCTGGATTAACCAGTTCAGATGTATCGAGGCTCGGTCCGCTCCTGTGTGAGCTGAGACCCTCCATGCTGCTCCTCATGGCCCCCGAAGTGCTGAAGTTCAGCCTCCAGGCCGTGGCTTCCTGTGAACACATTCCTCAACCTCACAGGGCGGATCTGATCAAACTGGTCAACCAGGTGTTTGG GAGTCCTTCTAATTGGTCAGCTGAAACCATGGAGACGCTGGGTCCCCTCGTTCTGTTGGATGATAACGTCCCCTCCACTTTGCCAAATAAC CCATGGATGAAGGATGTTCTTGTCTTCCTGAAGCCGCAGCTTACCCAGGTTTCAGATGCTTTGAAAAAGAAGATCTTTAAtctcaccaccaccaccacatcAAGCGCAGCACGTTATAGGCGAGCAG ttaaCAGTGGTATGTCCAGCAGCGGCACAGAACCTACAGAAGCAGTTATTGAAGAACTGGGAGTGGACAATGTGTTCTGGACACCAGCGGATCTGGATCTGATGTCCAACAGGACATTCCTGGCTGCTGTAGACATGCTGGGATCTGTCCCTGGTTACAGCTCAGACCAGCTGAAAGTGCTCTATAGAAAAGCAGTTGAG GTGTTTGGCCCGGTGTCTAATATGACTGAGAGTGATATCGCTCAGCTGGGGTGTATAACTCAGAGCTTCTCCAACTCTGAGCTGGAAAAGCTTCCCTTGTCTCTGGACAGTCTGAGCGGAATTAATGTCTGTGGCTGGAAAGATTCACAG CTGGCGTCGGTGTGGAAGGGCGTCGCTAAATACAACAACCTGACAGCGCCGCTGCTGGGATCCACAGAGATGGTCCAGCTGAGCCGGTTCATCTGTGGCCTGAACTCCAGCGAGATCAGTCAGCTCAGCGTGGGCGCCTTCAG CGATGCGGTGGGCTCCATGGACGGTCTTCAGTGTCCTGTTAAGGCTTTGCAGCAGCtaaaaaatgttgctgtgtCTGCATTTGGACTCCCCTGCAACTGGACTGAGGCTGAGGTTTCTGACCTGGACTCTATCATTG CCGGTTTGAATGGATCTGAAATAGCCTCGCTGAGCCCCTCCATcttcccattcatcagcaagaGCTGCATCCCCCAAATTCCTCCTGAAAACTTTGCT GTGATCTCTGTGGCTCAGCTGGAGGCTCTCGGCCCTGACAACGCCATCATCGTGACCAGTGAACAGCAAGCAAAGCTAACAGCTGAACAACTGAGTGTCCTTGGAAAGGCGGCCGTTGGTGGCCAGGAGGACCAGAGGGAGACCCAGTCTGCAAAatcag GATCTGCTGCGCCGAGTCTGGAAGGAATCTCCACCTTCATGAAGCCTgttctgtttctctttattgGATTCtttctgctgtaa